The Scleropages formosus chromosome 20, fSclFor1.1, whole genome shotgun sequence genomic interval TTTTGGCTCCCCGACCTTTGCTTCATCCCCAACTTAAATCTTTGGATTCCCCTTGTTGAACGCAAATCGCCTGATCTCTGCCTGTCCAGACCattctcttacatttacacttattcatttagcagacacttttctccaaagcgacgtacatctcaaggaaaatacaatttttaatcatttagatgacactatTCTGTAAATCAGCTTACAGTgacttatccatttacacacctATGAAATGTTTACCGCAGCAATTAAGaccaagtaccttgctccggGTTACCACAGCAGGatatgggattcaaacctggatctttTGAgtgcagtggctctaaccaatgcaccacctgctggccaaagTCTAGCAGCTCTGATTGCTTCACTGCTGCAGTTCTTTCACTGTTCTTTCTACAAAATGGATAATATGGGTGGCCCAGCCCTGGACTGCACTATATCTCATAAGAAACCATCTCTGAAGGTATGGTGTTTCCACTTTTTTCAAAGACTTTGGTTACTCCAGCAATGTCCTCTTAGACACACTGATAGTCATAGCGGTTAAGGAACCATACTCATGAAATAATGTTTGCTGGCTCAGTTTTAAAGATGGCCCTGTTGTAAATCttctacagtaaaaaaaaaaaagaaaaaaagagtccATCTTGTGGCTTTTActtttcttgtaatttttgTACCAGTAGAATTtggagcaggtggcacagcaagtaatgctgctgtctcacagtgcctgggtggtgtgagaggaggttggttcaatccctactcaatctgtgtggagtttgcttgttctccctgtgtctgtgtgagtttcctccccaagtccaaagagatgctgttcaggttcattcatagtgtgtgaatgacagagaaagtgtgtttcactgatgtagggacccattgtaagtagtgtatcatgatttacattatttacaacaTCAGTGTGATAGTGTATCTAAAGCTCAGTTTGTTcagtaaataagtataaatggATCGTAGAtgacagttttaaataaaacaccaaATAAATGACATCTGGCTGGACACATGCAGGCTCTgagcacagaaaacaaattCCAACAATGTGAACCAGGGACAATGAGTGCACTTCTAAGACTTAACTAGTATGACAAAGGGGAAGTCCTGCTGAAGCTATGAGAGAGGTATAAAATTAGACAAGTGGAGTGAAGTGAACCGTTACTGCGCTCATAAACCGAAAGTGGAGGAAGCAAAGGGAGAGTGGGCCTCTTGTGAGTCCGTTCCGCAGGAACCTcaaattactgtactgtaccgcTGTAGCGGCTCAAGCTGCAAATCACACGGAAAGATCGATCATCTTCTCGACACTGAAAATGAACCGGCAACGCATTTTAGTCTTCATTTCTTTGTTGCTCTTAAGTCCCAGCGATGCTGTTATAAGGTAAGGTAACGGTAAAAGGTATaaggtaaaaatgttttaaatgttttacattccTGCTCATAAAATTGCTAGCAGAAGTCCTGGGTATTTTGAAActgcttttttcactttttaggCAAAACACGGTTTATATGATTTTCTTTCCTTGAGCCGTTTACTTAAACGCGTTTTTACTTCCGTccatcagaaaaaagaaatccccCGAACAGTAATTTCATTCATCTTGAAAGGTTAAGACCTTAAAggacttttaaaagaaaaatgttatactGTTTACAAACTTGACATTTTCTGTGACTGATGGATCGTTTTGCAGCTTGGATAAATGTTCGAAAATGAATCTGAATGCGTCTTCTCAGATGATGCAGGAAGTAGATGATGAACGCAGGCGTCTCAGAGAGCTTGTATgaaaagtaaaactgaattGTTAGCTGATACTTTGGGTTTCTGTGGCCTCATTACAGAATACCGCTGTATCGGATGCACTCTGTGCACCAGCTGCTCCTGGACCATGGGGTCTCTTCCAccaagcagctccagccacaAGTCTGGGTTgagggaaaagaaaggaaacacaGTCCCTCTGCCGCCTCTGGGCTGCCTGTGGAGAACCTGTCAAAGTTCATGGATGTGAGTTGAGGGAGCAAGCGAGTCAAAGTGCTTACTGGCTGTGAGGTTGGCCATCGGATGAGATGATGCCCACCCTTGTTGCCAAGAAGGATATTTCTGGGAATGTGGTTGCCCATCAAATGGTGTTGAGGTGATGACAAATGAGATGATGTTGAGTGAtcttacattaaatttaaatgatgtaGGTAtgggggagcggtggtgcagcaggttggaccgggcctgctctccagtgggtctggggttcgagtcccgcttggggtgtcttgcgacggactggcatcctgtcctggttgtgtccccttcccctctggccttacgccctgtgttgccgggtaggctccggttccccgtgaccccgtatggggtgagcggttcagaaaacgtgtgtgatATATGTATCAAATATAGACAAGATGAGGCAGTTTGCTTTGGTATTATCACGTTGGGTTGTCTGTGACTAGAAGTTTTGTCCCTTAACCCAAGGACAAAACAGGATAGCTGGATGGCAGTGCTGATCAGTTAGCACTTGCATGTAGCGACCATACTGGATCATCTCGCTTGTGCCACAGCCAGCTTGAGGTTTTCTCTGCCCCCTCTACcatctgttacatttacatttatttagcagatgcttttccccaaactgATGTGCAACTCAAAACTAAAAACAGACTTTAAATGAGATGATGTACACCTGTGCTGCAAGGCGTACATTTCCGGGAATGTGATTGCTATTAAATGAGATAACGTTGACTGAgcttacattaaatttactttcTTTATTCATagacaggggtgtggtggcgcagtggcgcattGGGtgggactgggtcctgctctccagtaggtctggggttcgagtcctgcttggggtgccttgcgatggactggcgtcccgtcctgggtgtgtcccctccccctccggccttatgccctgagttgctggatttggctctggttccccacgaccctgtatgggacaagtggttcaggaagtatgtgtttattcatttaacagattcttttctccaaactgctgAGTAAAGACTGTAAATGGGATGATTTCCACTGATATtgctaagaaaaacatttctataAGGTTGCTCTCCTTTAAATGAGATGATTTCTCGGTGGTGTTTACAAGAACAACATTTCTGGGAGTGTGGTTGTCCATTAAATAACATGATTTTGACTGatgttacattaaatttacatttattaatttagtagataaatttctccaaagcgatgtaggATTCTAAAGAAGGAATTTAAATATTATGATTCCCACTTGCCAAGGACATTTCTGCGAGTGCGATTGCCCATTAAATGAGATGATGTTGTCAAGAAGGATATTACTTGGAACATGTTTACAAATGAAATGAGATAACCACTGATATTGCCCactgttgtttctttttcagatgCAGTTCTATGGGGTCATCGGCATTGGAACCCCACCTCAGAACTTCTCTGTGGTCTTTGACACCGGGTCCTCCAACCTGTGGGTTCCGTCCATCCAATGCTCCTTTCTGAACATTGCCTGCTGTGAGTCTGTATTCATCCTTGTTCTTGCTGGCTTTTGCACAAGTTTTGCATATATCTCTGCATGTTTTagcaaatctttttttatttatatttatattggtACATAAAGGGTGTGgagggcgcgatggcgcagcgggcttggccgggtcttgctcttggggtgccttgtgacggactggcatcccgtcctggatgtgtcccctccccctccagcctcacgccctgtgttgccgggttattctccggttcgccatgaccccgctcgggacaagtggcttcagccagtgtgtgtgtgtgtgtgtgtgtgtgtgtgcataaaggGTGTCTAAACTGTGCTTTTACATGACTCATATAACATTCCATGATTTATTGGAGTTTCCCCTTTCTTGTTCAGGGCTCCACCATCGATACAACTCTAAGAAGTCCAGTTCCTATGTGAAGAATGGCACCGAGTTCTCCATTCAGTACGGAAGGGGCTCTCTATCGGGTTTCATCAGTCAGGACACAGTTACGGTGTGTGGAGAGGGTTACAGTTCCCACTCCAAACTCTGGTTTCAGTTCCCCTTCCCACTGTTGTTGCTGTGATAGCTCCAGATCTTGTGACACAGTGATATTCCATCACATCTTGTTCAAAAACAAGCCACAAAAGCAGAAATTGTCAGATCATGTTTCCatgtttattgtcatgtgtgtATGTTGTCCAGGGTTTAAAGAGCTAGATTTATCGTCAGCTGAAGTCTTAAAAACAGGAATTTTGTACCTTTGGGTATTTAAATGGCATTCCTTTTTGAAAACCTTAGCATATAAGCACGGAATTGTCAGCTGTGCAAGTTGCTATGTATGAgcagcatctgctaagcaagcCATGTAACATTGATGTTGATTTTCCTGTGGAACCAGTTAGCAGGCTTGGCGGTGCCCGGCCAAGGGTTTGCTGAAGCTATTAACGAACCAGGCATCGCCTTTGCGGTGGCCCGCTTTGACGGAATCCTGGGCATGGCATACTCCTCAATCTCTGTCGATGGTGTCATTCCAGTTTTCGACACCATCATGGCAGCAAAACGTCTGCCACAGAATGTCTTTTCCTTCTACATCAATAGGTTGGTCCCTATGGAAAGTCTTTCCTGCCTTCTGGCCCTCTGTGCATTGGGAATTGGGAGGGTTTGGTGGTTATGGGGTATTCAGTTTCCAGATTTAATTGTGATTGGCATAAGCTCTTTTCTGAGTATTTTTGTCATTCTGTGTATCATCCTCTTAAATGAATGAAGGATTCTGTTGGAAACAGAAGTGTGGCATATTAAAACTTGCCCAATGTTTATTTCTTAGGGATCCTAAATCACATGTAGGCGGTGAGCTTATTCTGGGAGGTACAGATAAGCAATACTACCAGGGAGAGCTGCATTATGTCAATGTGACTCGCAAGGCTTACTGGCAGATCAAAATGGATAGGTAAGTGGATTACCTtgtgatagattttttttttttttaaacctgctgactttattgtttgttgtttattcAGGGGAAGCGGATGTCAAAATATAAAGGTATTTCAATGACATTTAGATATGGCAAGAAAAGGTTCATTTATGCCTGTGTCTcaatttatccatccatccatccatccatccatccatccatccatccaccatccatccatccgctttcaactgcttgttcagtgcaggacTATGATGGTCTAGAGtctatacacacatacatacacaatacGGGCATGTAGtatcaccacttcacctgaaataaatgtctttgtATTGTTGATGGGAGCTCAGCACAGACTGaaacagattcaaacccacatccaaacccaaagCTCAGGACCTGTGTGAGCAACAGCACTTCACATTGTGGCACCTTGCCACCATGTCCCAGTTTTATATACTGAAACCCATACACACTGTTAATAAGCTGTTCTATCTTCCTACATTTGTAGCGTTGCTGTCGGCAGCCAGTTGATTCTGTGCAAGGGTGGATGCCAAGCAATTGTTGACACTGGAACCTCCATGATTGCTGGACCTGTACAAGAGATTCGAGCTCTAGAGCGAGCAATTGGGGCTTTGCCTCTGTTGATGGGACAGGTATGGAGGTAGAGATGTATTTTGTGCTTGCATAGCCTGTCACAGTGATGCTGTAATAAGTGCTTGGTGTGTTGCTTTTCAAACATTTAGCCAATATGGTAATTGTTTGGATTTTACTGAAAGAGCtttgttttatgtaattattgCAAACTGTACATGCATGTAAATTCATGAAGACTGTGCATCTGTCTCCTAGTATATGATAGACTGCAAGAAAATCCCATCTCTCCCAGTCATCTCCTTCACTATTGGAGGGAAGCAGTTCAATCTGACTGGTGAAGAGTACATTATAAAGGTAATTTCTTCTGCatccttttttttctggccTGTAACAGTGAGTTCCATCCAACGATTTATTAGGTTGAGGGGCTGCATACATTGTACACTGTTTAGCATTGAATGGTTGCACACTGTAATGTAgtcatttgcatgtgtttcacTGGGAAATCAGTCGCATGAGTCAATTCAGATTAAGAACACTGGGAAGTTTTCCTTTTGCAGGAGACAATTTTGGGAATGACCATATGCCTGTCAGGACTGATGGGCATGGATATACCCCCACCAGCTGGGCCCCTGTGGATCCTGGGAGATGTCTTCATTGGGCGCTACTACACTGTCTTTGACAGGGATGCTGACCGTGTGGGCTTTGCGCCCACTCCTAAGTAGACTGTGTCCTTCAGGACTGCAGTGCCAGTAGAAAGTTTTAGTATACCGGGGCAATACCTATCCAAGACAAACTGGACACAAGAGTCAAAtgaaagcaacccacaagtgtcctacatctctgagaactACTGCAGAAGGGCTGAGAAAACATGGTGCCTCATTTCTAGTGTCCTGGAAGTTTATACAAACTTTTAACTTGTACTGTACTTACTGATGAAGATTAActgaagaaaatataatttttaaaaattaagcttttttgaTGAGCTTTCTTCAACTGATACACTCACCAATCAGTAATATTTGCTGTTAAATGTCAAAGCAGACCTGACACGAGCTGTTTAAATAGAGAGGAGTAGACAAAGCTTCTGTGTACCCTATTCAGCTATTGCAAAGAAGCAGTAAACTGTGTAATCCAGCTGAAACCATTGTTTTCACCTTTGTTTAGGTCATGGTTTCCTGTTAATATGGTTTACTGTTTAGGTTATGGTTTTAGGATATGGTGATATGTTTTTGTACTTCTATACACCACTGGCTTGTTAATGCATTTTGTTAAGATACTAATATTTGGTTTTGCTATGAATTGCACTTTATGGGGCTTTTATATAGGTTTTTCATAAATCAAgactaaattattttaagtccATTTTGTAACCTAAACTTTCTCTTGAAAATGAAACTAATGGCTTCCTGGCCACAGTCCATAGTTCCCTTTTTTAGTTGAGCAAATTTTAAACCTGTTTTTGGGATACTTTAGCCAGAGATTATTATGCTGGTTTTCTGGAGAATTGGATTTAAACGGATTGTCAATGGAATTTCTGCTGCTAGTGCAATGTAATAGCAGATTTAAACCAGAGCTTGAGTTTAAATAAcacaacgcaacaaaatttttcaaagttcttagttatgttaatgtttgtgttgattatgattaatGTTTACGTATTAGGTAAATatcactagttcttctagagttaTAGTTTTTGTTTGGTATTATAAAGTCATttgaagattctagaaggcaccagaacattctagaaagcatcggATCCTAAAAGTTTgtggaatatttggtgcttggaactTGGTGCCACAATTTGCCAgtatttgctaatttcaagaatatGGAGTAGTTTTCTAAAAAACTGACACATAGTATGAATtaatgccaaaagtatgcttaatctaacaaaactgactggaaaattaaaaaaaaaatctacataaaaTAGAATTTTTCTTACATTGTGTTATCAGTTATCCATGACTTATGATTCATGATTCATGGTCTGATTCATGCAGCTGTAATTTGGTTTCAGAAATACTCCACACTTGTTTTGGAAAGTTTTGAACATCTGTAACACAGCATAGCCTCATCAATTTGCTATAAATAAACAATAGAAAAAAGACACTGTGTACACAAGGGTGTGTGAGTTAAACTGAGAATAAAACTGCAGTGGGATAAGGTGAGTAAAATGTTTAGAGCTAAATTTTTACATAATTGTAGGTGGTTTagcgtaagtcactttggaggaaacttgtcagctaagtgaataaatataaatataattgcTCAGAAAAGGAAAACCTCTAAGAGAGGAACTCTAGCAATGGGTTTAGATCTTTCAACAGAAGCAAAAGCAGATTTCTCACATGCATTCCATTTGTAAATTAAACTAAGAACAGAGACCAGATTAGACATGTTCTTTCATGTGCAGTGCTCCTGTGATCACGATACTTCAGTGCTAAACACTTTCCAGAATATATCTGCCTCCATTGACTCACTGCGGTTATTTTAGAGATGTTTTCACAGTTTCTGGTGCGAATAGTCTCCCTCATGATGCTTGTGGTGTTTAAATAGCTGAGATGTACAGCATGTCAAAGGTGATGGTCATGGTTGTTGCGAGGCAGAGGAGGCCCTTATTTGATTTGTTCTCATTTTGCTTGAAGAAATTTGTCAATAAACTAACCACTTCAAGATCAATATTTATTGAACTAATAGAATGAATACAGAGAATGAATTTCTAAGAAACTGTCAGTAAACAGTCTTATAGaagattctaaaaaaaaatgttttatgtgttgTGTACATATATGCCTGGTTTCCTATGGTTTATCAGCTTTTCCTCGTTCAGACCACTTACTTTTCAAAGGCCACAGAACGGCTAAGTTACTCACTCCTTTGACTTTGTTGTTCATCCCCATAACTCATTCAACAAACAATTTTCAGGAAGTTagctgcaggtggtgtagcagttaaggATGTGAAACTGGTACGCTGCATATTCTTAGAAGTGTGAATGGAGAGTTAAAACTTCTTTTGTGATACAGAACGAAGTATAAGTACAAAACTGGCAaacaaaattactattattaaaaagaataCATAGCTGCTTCTTTGTCCAAAGttatgtaaaatgtcagtttataTGTCCCATTACTTACAATTACAATATTGACTCATTTAAACGGCTGGGAAATagttattggagcaattcaggataaaagTCCCCGATCAGGGATCATACAATtggaaggcagcggctctaactaCAAACTATGTCACTGTGGAAATGTCCTGAGTTATTCTACAGAACATGCTACAGAATATGGTGGTAGAGGGAGTAGcactactcagtctgtgtggagtttgcatgttctccctgtgttggtgtgggtttcctctcacagtccaaagacatgctgttcaggttcacccatagtgtgtgagtgatagaaagagtgtgttccactgatgtacggatgagtgacccagtgtaagtagtgtatctagcagtgtaagtagtgtatctagcagtgtaagtcaccatggtgaataaggtgtgtgggctcataacactacatagaattcaagttcaaggtttattgtcataagtactaGTACCATAA includes:
- the LOC108930663 gene encoding cathepsin D-like; this translates as MNRQRILVFISLLLLSPSDAVIRIPLYRMHSVHQLLLDHGVSSTKQLQPQVWVEGKERKHSPSAASGLPVENLSKFMDMQFYGVIGIGTPPQNFSVVFDTGSSNLWVPSIQCSFLNIACWLHHRYNSKKSSSYVKNGTEFSIQYGRGSLSGFISQDTVTLAGLAVPGQGFAEAINEPGIAFAVARFDGILGMAYSSISVDGVIPVFDTIMAAKRLPQNVFSFYINRDPKSHVGGELILGGTDKQYYQGELHYVNVTRKAYWQIKMDSVAVGSQLILCKGGCQAIVDTGTSMIAGPVQEIRALERAIGALPLLMGQYMIDCKKIPSLPVISFTIGGKQFNLTGEEYIIKETILGMTICLSGLMGMDIPPPAGPLWILGDVFIGRYYTVFDRDADRVGFAPTPK